ATGTGATACGATAGCAACTTTCCGCCATCGACCTTTTTAACTGATTCAATTCCAGCAGCAACGGCTGCTTGCACTTCAGAGATATCTCCTCTAACTATAATTGTCCAGTAGGCACGGGTTATCTTTTCATAGCGAACTAAAGTAACTCGGGCTGCTTTCACCATTGAGTCTGCAACTTCTACGGCAGCGGGAAATCCTAAGACTTCAACCATTCCAACTGCAACACCCATTACAACATTCTCCTAAGTTT
Above is a genomic segment from Microcoleus sp. bin38.metabat.b11b12b14.051 containing:
- a CDS encoding carbon dioxide-concentrating mechanism protein CcmK, coding for MGVAVGMVEVLGFPAAVEVADSMVKAARVTLVRYEKITRAYWTIIVRGDISEVQAAVAAGIESVKKVDGGKLLSYHIIARPHENLDYILPIGYTPEVEQFRM